The DNA segment GGTCCATGATTATTACGTGTTCCAACTGTGAGACCAAGTTCAATTTACCGGATAGTAAAATTCCAGCAGGCGGAGTTAAAGTTAAATGCTCCAAGTGTGCGAATGTTTTTAAGGTAAGCCCTCCTGCTCTAGAGCCGGAAGACGAAGTTGCGTCTATGCTCGAAGAAGAGATTGTTAGTGAGCCGAAGCCGCAACCAAAACCTAAACCTAAACCTAAACCTGAGCCAGAACCTGAGCCAGAACCGGAAGCTCCTGCTGAAGAAGATCTTGATGAAGATTTGTTTGGCGAAGACTCAAGCGAAGAAACTGAAGAGGATCTTGATGAAGATCTTTTCGGTGACCTTGGAGCCGATGATGAGGCACCCGCTGTTGCCGGTACTGATGATCTTGAAGATGATCTTTTCGGTTCAGATGATAATGATGCCGACGCTGATTTAGGTGCGGATCTTTTTGATGATGATGAGCCTGCGGCAGCTACTGCTGACGACGAAGAGGCTTTTGATATAGACGAGGAACTTTTCGGCAGTGATGAAGATGATGAATTTTCAGAAGAAGCCGCTGAAGAAGAAGCTCCCGAACCAGCAGCCGAAGAAGAGTCTTTTGATGAAGATGAACTCTTTGGCGACGACGAAGAAACTGAATCTTTTTCCGAAGATGAACTTTTCGGCGATGATGAAGAAGTTGAAGACGAAGAGTCTTACGAAGAGGGAGAATCCTTTGAAGAAGAGGATGATGAGGAGCACGGGCTTCCCCTTGACGACGGAGAGATAAACGGTTTCGACCTTGATGAAGACTCAACCCGGTCTTCTGCGGGTAAAAACGGCGGTAAGAAAAAAGGAAAAGGAATGATCATTACTTTGATCATTGTCCTGCTTTTTGCCGGTGGAGCCGGGGCAGCCTGGTATCTTAAACTCTGGGAAAGTGTACCTTTCGATATTCCTTTTGTCTCTTCTACTGACAACGGAGAGATGGATGCTTCCGAGCCTCCGTCCAAAAGATTCAGTAAGTTCTCTTTTAAAGATTTGCGCCAATTTTATGTGAATAATGACAAAGCTGGACAGCTTTTTATAATTGAAGGCAAAGTGGTAAATAATTTTAATAAGCCTAAAGAGCTTATTGAAGTGGAAGCCCAGCTTTTTGATGATAAAGGGCAGGTGCTTGATTCCCAAAGACTTCTTTGTGGAAATACACTTTCATTGTTCCAGCTTGAAGTTCAGTCCCGTGAGGAAATTGATGCAGGGCTGACTTCGAAGGTCGGAGTTTTATCAAATAATACTCTGCTTAAGCCGGGCATGGATACTCCTTTCATGGTGGTATTCTTCAAGCCTTCTCCTGCTGTTAAGGAATATGTTATCAATGTGGTGGAAGCCAAAAATCCGCCTAAGAAATAAATATTGATTTGAAGCGTAATTCTTTAAATATAAAGGGCTGCGCAGATTAAATTGAATTGATAGATTTAAATATGAAAAGCCGGACTGCATGTCCGGCTTTTTGTTTATGGTTTTACCACTGCGGAGATATGAATGAAAACTAAAGATATTTATGTTTGTTCGGGTTGCGGAGCTCAGGCCATTAAATGGCAGGGACAATGCCCTCGTTGCGGTGAGTGGAATACCTTGCAGCAAAAGGTGGTTGTTCGCAAAAAAGGAGCAGTAAGCCATACTTATGCCGGTGTAAGAACTACTGCTCTGGCTGACATTCCGACTGAACATACAGAGGCCCGTTCAACAGGGTTTGCTCCGCTTGATACTGTGTTGGGAAAAGGCTTTGTTCCCGGTGGAGCGGTACTTGTCGGCGGTGAACCCGGTATCGGTAAATCAACTCTGCTTTTGCAGCTTGCCTGCGCTCAGG comes from the Maridesulfovibrio ferrireducens genome and includes:
- a CDS encoding DUF3426 domain-containing protein produces the protein MIITCSNCETKFNLPDSKIPAGGVKVKCSKCANVFKVSPPALEPEDEVASMLEEEIVSEPKPQPKPKPKPKPEPEPEPEPEAPAEEDLDEDLFGEDSSEETEEDLDEDLFGDLGADDEAPAVAGTDDLEDDLFGSDDNDADADLGADLFDDDEPAAATADDEEAFDIDEELFGSDEDDEFSEEAAEEEAPEPAAEEESFDEDELFGDDEETESFSEDELFGDDEEVEDEESYEEGESFEEEDDEEHGLPLDDGEINGFDLDEDSTRSSAGKNGGKKKGKGMIITLIIVLLFAGGAGAAWYLKLWESVPFDIPFVSSTDNGEMDASEPPSKRFSKFSFKDLRQFYVNNDKAGQLFIIEGKVVNNFNKPKELIEVEAQLFDDKGQVLDSQRLLCGNTLSLFQLEVQSREEIDAGLTSKVGVLSNNTLLKPGMDTPFMVVFFKPSPAVKEYVINVVEAKNPPKK